The proteins below are encoded in one region of Bosea sp. BIWAKO-01:
- a CDS encoding cupin domain-containing protein → MNRLDGLSAAEIIRLLELKPHPEGGHYRETFRDEAGPEGRGFSTAIYYLLDTGETSEWHRVDAAEIWHHYAGAPLVISVSPNGHDASAHHLGRDLLAGQRPQFVVPTGWWQSAASLGAWTLVGCTVAPGFDFSGFEMAPPGWRPQPRAARGA, encoded by the coding sequence ATGAACCGGCTCGACGGGCTGAGCGCAGCAGAGATCATTCGCCTGCTCGAGCTCAAGCCGCATCCGGAAGGCGGGCATTATCGCGAGACCTTTCGCGACGAGGCAGGACCGGAGGGGCGCGGCTTTTCGACGGCGATCTATTATCTGCTCGACACCGGCGAGACATCGGAATGGCACCGCGTCGATGCAGCCGAGATCTGGCACCACTATGCCGGTGCGCCGTTGGTGATCAGCGTGTCCCCAAACGGCCATGACGCCTCGGCGCATCATCTCGGCCGCGATCTCCTCGCCGGACAGCGCCCGCAATTCGTCGTGCCGACCGGCTGGTGGCAAAGTGCGGCGTCGCTCGGCGCCTGGACGCTGGTCGGCTGCACGGTCGCGCCCGGTTTCGACTTCTCCGGCTTCGAGATGGCGCCACCGGGCTGGCGGCCTCAACCCCGCGCGGCACGAGGCGCCTGA